The DNA segment TATCGCACCAGAGACTGATTTGTTTGATGGCATGTTCGATCACCCAGTCGGTCAGTTCGCTCATCAGGCTGGTTTTTTGCACCAGCGGAATAAACTGACCGGGCATGATTTCGCCCAGCAACGGATGCTTCCAGCGGATCAGCGCTTCTGCACCGGTCACGCTGCCGGTCGTCAGGGAAATTTTCGGCTGATACACCAGATACAGGCCGCAGCCCTCGTGAAGCGCCTTGCGCAGTTCGGCCAGAAGCTGGAAGTCATTTCTCTTTTTGTTGTCGATTTCGGCGTCATAGGTCATAAACCGCTTTTTCTTACTGATCGCCTCATGCAATGCACTCACCGCCCGGCGGAGAATTTCGGCAGGCGTCAGTTCGTGTGTATACAGCCCGGAATCGCCGATGTGAATATCAAGGTTAAGCGGGATCTGGCTGTTGAGGCTGGCCTGCGTGCCTTTAAGGGTGTCGGCGATGGCTTCAAGCGTGGTGGACTCACTGTCTTTGAGCAGGAAGGCGAAACGTCCGACCGCCACCGCGTATAACAATCCATCCAGATTAAGTTTGGCTTTCAGCTTGAGCGCCATATCCTGCAACAGGCTTTCCACCGCGCCCATCCCAAGAGAACGGGCAACCTCATAGGCAAAAGCGATATCAATGCAATCGATAATCACCAGCCTGTTGTCCGCACCGTTCAGATAGGACATATCGCGCAGGAGTCGCTGACGGTTGGGCAGCAGTGTCACGATATCGACGTACCCGACGGCGTGCCAGGTTTCCAAAAATACCGAAACAAGATCGGCGATTTTCTCGAACGTTTCGATATCTTCCGCTGAGAATTCGCGCGCATGATTGTCCAGAAGGCACAACGTTCCGACGATCACCCCTTCACGCGTTCTGAGCGGACAACCCCCGTAGAAACGGATAAACGGCGCTTCATGCACCAGCCGGTAGTGCCTGAACATATCATCCTGCAAAGTATCGTTGCAGATAAGAGTTTGTTCGCTGCGCACGGTATGCGCGCAAAAGGCATCGGTGAGGCTGGTTTCGGTAAAGGGTACGTTTTGGGCGGATTTAACAAACTGTTTTTCGTCATCAAGGACGGAAACAAAACACATCGGCACATTGAGTAAGCGACAGGCGAGAAAAGTATATTTTCGCAGCGTATCGTCACGGCCTCTGTCATTTGCTTTAAGAGCATCGATCGCCGCATGCCTTTTTGCTTCATTGTTACTTAGATTAGTCAGCATGGTTACACTCTTAAAATCAGAAATTTTTCTAATAATATTCTTATACCTTTTTTGCGTCACATTCGACCCGTTTAGTATCGATGCGCTATTACAGGTATAAAAGCCCTAAATTTTATTTAA comes from the Enterobacteriaceae bacterium Kacie_13 genome and includes:
- a CDS encoding EAL domain-containing protein, encoding MLTNLSNNEAKRHAAIDALKANDRGRDDTLRKYTFLACRLLNVPMCFVSVLDDEKQFVKSAQNVPFTETSLTDAFCAHTVRSEQTLICNDTLQDDMFRHYRLVHEAPFIRFYGGCPLRTREGVIVGTLCLLDNHAREFSAEDIETFEKIADLVSVFLETWHAVGYVDIVTLLPNRQRLLRDMSYLNGADNRLVIIDCIDIAFAYEVARSLGMGAVESLLQDMALKLKAKLNLDGLLYAVAVGRFAFLLKDSESTTLEAIADTLKGTQASLNSQIPLNLDIHIGDSGLYTHELTPAEILRRAVSALHEAISKKKRFMTYDAEIDNKKRNDFQLLAELRKALHEGCGLYLVYQPKISLTTGSVTGAEALIRWKHPLLGEIMPGQFIPLVQKTSLMSELTDWVIEHAIKQISLWCDKNFQVPVSINLAASDFSRPGFADALEEKMLSHSLSPSLLSVECLETEKMLESPDALEGLEMLKLRGFRISLDDFGSGYSNINVLRKIPMDTIKLDRSIVGTISSDHGSLVIVRNVIRLLKQLDYEVLAEGVENEETVDILRGLGCDEVQGYFYSRPLNPELFELWCDERASA